A segment of the Thermodesulfobacteriota bacterium genome:
CTGCTGGCGCTTGCGGTGGGCATCGAGCCGCTCGGCCAGGTCGCGGATCCGATCCGGTAGGGCGCTCTCGCCGAGAGCGCCGGAGCCCTGCGGACGGCTCGGCGAGCCGTCCCTACCCAGGGCCGGGAAGGGGAAGGGGTCGAAACATCGGGACTTGACGTAGACAGGGTCGTTGCCGACCCCGAGGCGGCCGCCGGCAGCGGTCGCCCAGACCACGTGAACCCGGCTGGAGAGGACTCCGAGCCAGTACGCGTCGCCAAGAGCTATCGCGACCAGTTTGTTGTCGGGGCAGATCGAGGCGTCCAGGAACACGAAGAAGCGGTGCCTGGAGGTCTCTGCGGTGGCAATATAGCGCGGGAGACCACCAAGGGCTTTCCGGAGCTCTGGCCTCGGCTTACCGAAAAGCCACCACAACTCGGCGTAGCCGTCTGCGTCCTTGGTCCTTCCAGCGTTGGCCCGACGCTCCGGTTGCACCCGCTCGTGCACCCACTGGTACACCTCCGGATAGCACTCCCGCACCTGCTCCGCAGTGAGCCCGAAGAGGTCGATGACCATCACGCCACGGGCTCGCTGATTCAGGTCGCGGCCGTTCAAGTAAGGGCGGATGTGGTTCTCCAGGCCGGGAATCCGTCCCAGGCCCAAGGCGCGCGCTTCCTCGGGCGTTACGATGAAGCCCGCGCCGTGTAGTTTGACCCCGGGTGACGAAAGGCCGTCGTTCGCCGTCAAGGGAATGGCCGCCGCCACATCGGCGCCGCAGGTCAGGTTGCTTCGAATCTTGCCCCACACCTCCGACAGGAGGACCGCGGCTTCGCTTCGGTCCTCCCGGACTACCTCATAGACCGAGCCGGGTCGCTCTCCCGCCTCGGCCACGGTCATGGCGATTCGGACGTCGGCGCCGTCGGCGCTGTCCACCCAAGGGTGGTCCGGGATGGCGAAAACCAGGGAGAGGGGCTCCCGGGCTTCCAGGTGCCGCTCCAACACCCGGCGGGCGAACACCTGCCGGAGGCTGTTGGTCGTGATGAGGCCGAACCGCCGCAGGGCTCCCGCCCGGGTCAGCTCCGCCGCGTGGTCCCACCAGTACAGCACGTAGTCCGCGGACTCGGGGACCTCCGGATGCGCCTCGCGCAGCGCTTCTGTGTACCCGTCCCCCAAGGCCGTTCGCATGCGCCAGTTGCCGATGAAGGGCGGGTTCCCGACCACGAAGTCCGCCTCCGGCCACTGGGCCTTCCTGGGGTTCACGTAGCGCACCACGGGCACCCGGGCGGTCTCGTCGGGCACGAGCTGGCCGGTGGCGGGGTGGGGCTTCGTGGTCTCGCCGTCCCAGCGGGTGACGGGGTTGCCCGCCTCGTCCAGCACGGGCTCGGTGCGGTCCCACTCGAGAACCGCGTCGCGGCACGCGATGTTGTGGAAGACCCGGAGCACGGGCTCGGGGGGCATCACCCGGCCCCGGGTGCGGAAGTGCCACTGGAGGTAGCCGATCCACAAGACCACGTCGGCGATGGCCGCGGCCCGGGGGTTGACCTCGATGCCCAGGAGCTGGTGGGGGTCGACGGTGAGGCCGGCCAGATCCAGGCCCATCTGGCCCTCGCCGAGCTCGTGGAGGGCGTTTAGCACCTCGCCCTCGAGGCGTTTCAGGTGCTCCAGGGCCACGTAGAGGAAGTTGCCGCTGCCGCAGGCCGGGTCGAGCACCCGCACCGCGCACAGCCGCCGGTGGAAGGCCCGCACCTCGTCCCGGGCCTCCTTGAGCCGGCCCTGGTTGGCCAGGGTGACCGCG
Coding sequences within it:
- a CDS encoding DNA methyltransferase; translation: MIESAAPAPEVSRFVTRWRASGAAERANYQLFLAELCDVLQVPRPDPALPDEAGNAYVFEKTVHFANPDGTESLGRIDLYRRGCFVLEAKQGVSLLASPTGPTRQTGPTRPARRGTAVRGTGAWDAAMVAARGQAEQYAKALPSGEGWPPFLVVVDVGHVVELFSDFTGTGKRYLPFPDARTFRIRLADLEHDDVRARLRAVWLDPSSLDPARASVRVTREVAERLATLARSLEEAGHEPHDVASFLMRCVFTMFSEDVDLLPSGSFTRLLEEAREQPDLFPLIAESLWESMKTGGFAPILKHKVLRFNGNLFAERGALPLTAEQLRLLHEAARADWKSVEPAIFGTLLERALDPVERHRLGAHYTPRAYVERLVVPTLVDPLREEWEAAQAAAVTLANQGRLKEARDEVRAFHRRLCAVRVLDPACGSGNFLYVALEHLKRLEGEVLNALHELGEGQMGLDLAGLTVDPHQLLGIEVNPRAAAIADVVLWIGYLQWHFRTRGRVMPPEPVLRVFHNIACRDAVLEWDRTEPVLDEAGNPVTRWDGETTKPHPATGQLVPDETARVPVVRYVNPRKAQWPEADFVVGNPPFIGNWRMRTALGDGYTEALREAHPEVPESADYVLYWWDHAAELTRAGALRRFGLITTNSLRQVFARRVLERHLEAREPLSLVFAIPDHPWVDSADGADVRIAMTVAEAGERPGSVYEVVREDRSEAAVLLSEVWGKIRSNLTCGADVAAAIPLTANDGLSSPGVKLHGAGFIVTPEEARALGLGRIPGLENHIRPYLNGRDLNQRARGVMVIDLFGLTAEQVRECYPEVYQWVHERVQPERRANAGRTKDADGYAELWWLFGKPRPELRKALGGLPRYIATAETSRHRFFVFLDASICPDNKLVAIALGDAYWLGVLSSRVHVVWATAAGGRLGVGNDPVYVKSRCFDPFPFPALGRDGSPSRPQGSGALGESALPDRIRDLAERLDAHRKRQQALHEGLTLTKMYNMLEKLRRAGLAPPQPSPAATGVGASPDLRETGLTAVERAIHEQGLVSVLRELHDELDAAVFEA